The Malus sylvestris chromosome 3, drMalSylv7.2, whole genome shotgun sequence genomic sequence AAGTAGATTTGTAGTCTTTActtcacatacttaattaatttgttattaGTCAAATGCTAATTAGTGACAGGCAATTAATCCACATAAAATCCAATCTCGATCCTTGTTATATGTTACTCTCATAATTCAAGTTCACCATGCAGTTTTCCGTAAGTTTTTACTTACAATCTTCAAATTGCAAAAGCCGATGGATAAGCTATTTTGAGAGCTTGATCTTTCATTATCTTCCTGATTCTTCCCTTGGCCTTTTATATTAATTAGGTtattatatttaaaatgatATAACATTTTATTCCAGATGTAATGACATTCCCCATGCAAGTCTTCTCTACTTATGGCACTCATGATCAGCGTATCCTATTTTTCCAAGACTTGCCAAACCGTGAGTTTCCTCTTTAACCCCGGCCGGAGTCATTTTGAGGtcacaaaatatttttaatataaggATTGAGTCAATCATATTGTAAGATGTCAATGTGAAATTTTAACACGTACGTGATATTGAAATTAGTTGGAGAGGAATATTGTTTCAACTGCTAGAAAATGAAATGACCATTCACGGATgctgaaattttaaattaattattgacctcaataattttttctATTAATTTAAATACTATTCAACCTCTAATAAACTTTTCTTTGAAGCTTGCATCTATATGAACTAAGAACCTTGTACGTAGTTTGTGGTCTGTTCAATTTTATCtaaagaaaaatttgtaaactaaaaactaaaaggaAAAGAATTACAATCATGCATGGTGCGTACTAATCATGATGAGAAACTTAGTTCTGATTTTAATAATTGTTATttgattattaatatttttattgccAAGATTGTTCTTTGATTGGTTAGTCACCATATTAGCACACACCTATctgattgggttttttttttttttttgttagaattGTTCTTTTAATTAATAAGTTCTCGATTATTATGATATATCGTATGACTCTTAAGTTATTTTCAAGAGCCATATATATTCTAACACATGAATTATTTAGTAACATGGGTTCTCGAAAGCAAGAATCAATCACAACTCACTATAACATAGTATGGATCAACTTGGTGGttccattatatatatactacCAAAATAAAACTTGATAGTTCTACTATATTGTAATGAATTAAGACAAGGTCTCCCATATATATGAAAATATTGAGAGACATGATGGCTGCTTTTTTTGAAACCCATAACTTACATTTTTAGCTGCTGTGCTAAAAGCTTCCCTATGGCTAATGTCAGGATTACTAGCCTTAATCCTTTGGATCTCCtccctagagagagagagagagatttaagtTAATTATCATATCAGTAATTCATCTTCAAGGGTAATTCCatctcttaataataataataataataataataattaccaTTATCGTCAACTTGTAAAGCAACAAAATGTGTGGCAACACCaatgattaaaaataaacttactTGATAAACCTGTTATATGCTGAAGGAACCCGCTGTCTTTTCTCTGGTGCTATATATGTTTAACAATTAATTTGAAGAAATTGGTTAGAAAAATAGGACAAAATTACATCAGTATTAGATCGAgctaaaggtcgtacccagtgcacaagactCCCGCTTTACACAGGGTGGAGAGCTACCTAGGTAAAATATTTTGTACCTCATTCCAATGATATTATTGAGATTGAGatcatacacacatatatatggcTAGATTCCACACTTCAAAAAGTACAACCTGTTAATTTGTTTTTCTGAAATATATATTGTATTAAAATGTGAAAGTATTAATACTCATGAGCATATATAGTTTCTAGGACATTGCTATCCATTAACTGATGGGTTCTGAAATCTGCTATGAAAGGTCACCATCCTAGTTGGCCCGTGAGAAGTGAGGACAAATCCCTAATTGAGCACTTGTAAATGGTGTTTGCATGCTTATTGTTCAAACTAAATGGCtgtagatttttatttttttttcttgtacatATTCTATTTGAAACCAAATCTAATTAAATTGCACATAGAGAACCCAAACTCGAATGCACAGGATGAAGCACATTCAGCTAACCTAGGTACGTAGTTGGTTTGCATTTAACAGGATCATCTTGAAGAATTAGGTGATTATTGTTCCTTGTTATTTACTTTTTTCCAATTGTGTGGAGACACTTAATTTGCTCAAAGCTATCATCATAAGATAATTAACCCAGGTAGTTGGTTTGCATTTAACATTTGGTATGAGACATTAAGTGGTTAGGGGGTGGGGGGTAGGTCTGGTCGACTTCATTAATTTGAAGTGACTGCAAAAGATATGTCATATTATTTGtgtataagagagagagagagagagagagagagagactcacGGCGTATGGGAGAGATTCTAGGTTGGTCATGAAGCTCTAGAGACTCAAATGCATGACCAAACTTGTTGGATttggatgatgatgatgatgatgatgatgagccGCAGTTCTTATTTGAATCCTCAGAGCTCAGGTGTTGTTTCTGTAactttcaattaataaattattaaccagcaaacaaccaattaaattacattaaaattatatatatatatatatatatatatgtatatatcagtCAAATCACAGTCAACACCTTGGCACCaaaagaatttgaaatgaaatttCAGAGACACGCTCATCACGAAAATACATAATAATAAGTTGGTACTGGTTGAATAATCACTGCTTGATCGATCTTTGAAAAACGAAAAAACACTGTCTAATCCTTAACTGATCACGAATAAATTGACTCGCACACTTCATAAAACTACCTTGTTTACACACACACCCATCAAATTCCTTGTGGAAATTTAGGGAATCCGAGTCAGAAAAATATTGAATATAATTACCTAAGAAAGGAGGCAAAATGTACATTTTAACTTGTTTTACAAATATTATTACTAATCTAACTTAAACCAAAAGAATGGTAGGGTTTGAACCCCAATACAGTAAGCTTAAAAGAAAAATCTATCAACTAGGCAATTCACAACTTGCAAAGCCAAAtgcacatatatatttaaattaataGTACAATTACCTGGGGATCTTGATGAGGAGGAATAGTAGTCGACTGAAGGGAACCTCCAATATTAACAGAGAGCAGATTGGCACAATGCCCACATCTCACCGTCACCATATTCATTGAACTATTGCATGGAACACTCACCTGCATCCAATCGGTTCAGTTACCGATCAGTATATAATGTAAGAGGTACATTGAATTATTACCAAAATGCTGTATTCTTCttcaaaggaaaataaattaatcaCTACAATACTAATTGGTGTGAGATTCTAGCTAGGTTATTGCTTAGTTCCAtgttgattgattttttttatttaatttgtggGCTCCTGAATCTTAATTTCTTGCTCTCTCGCACACACGCACTCAAAAGCGTTAATGTAACCATCATATGAATATGATCGTAAGCAAACCCCTATTAACCAAACAAAGTACAAATCCTAATTCATAAAACAGAAACAAATCTTGTATGAGAATAAACCAGATTGCATTGATGGACATATGATCATTATGAAGAACTCTATCAATTGAAAACAGCAATACATATAGGACACACATCAGCGATAGGAGGAcgaataatttatttataaaggagaagaggatgaagaagaagaagaagaacaaggagAGGAATGAAATGCCTAAATGCATATCGATGCTGAAATCCTCTTTTCTCAAATTAACGAAGTACTGCAGAATTGATCTCAGACCACACATGGGTAAATAACTATAAGGTCTCTTAGCCCCCTTCATTTAATTACttaagacacacacacacacacacacactctctctctctctctctgactcaCACGTAGACATACAGAAACTCACACGCGCACAGAGAtactatttcttttctttccctttcgGTGCCCCTTCTGGCTTTTCTGCCTGACACACCCGCAAGGAAGATGATAAAAGATAGAAGGAAATAGCTCAATGCATCtccaaagagagagagagaggacgaaAGAAAGCGACGTGACGGGAACGGAAACCATTAAAGGCCATGACCAGCAGCATTAACCACTCACTCTTCTTCACTATCAAACATAACTACTCATGATTAAAGGAAGAGAGCCTgaattatcatcatcatcaactaCACTAATTTAATCACTGTACATTCTGCTGCGTACTCTCCAGTGTTTAACAGCTTCATTTTCCGTATATatactttcttttttctttttttcttttgtcgaaATCCGTATAAATACTTTCTCAATTATCACAAAACATAACGTtcggaaaggaaaaaaaaacaaaggaaatcaTTTTAGAAGGTTTAATTTATCAGAGGCACCTTGTGatgaaacaaagaagaaaaagaagcacTATttgctgctctctctctctctctctctccctccctccctccttaGACTCTATTCACAGGTTTTTATAAAGAGTAAGGAAAAGGTGCCTTCTGTTCTTCATTGGTATTCAAAACCTGAAATATGCAACAACTGGATCACATTTATtcatcgagagagagagagagagagagagagagattaagtGAGGCAACAACTGGATCACATTTattcatagagagagagagagagagagggagagagagagagattaagtAAGGAATGAAATGATAGAACGACAAAAGAAGATGAATCAGTACTGCCATGGCTtagtaataaattaatattatatataaccCTACAATTTAATAAATATGCATATATAAGTAGCTTGAGATGAGAGTAGGAAAATGCATAAAGTTGTGCACATATAGCTTGGGATCTGAAACTTCAACCCTAGCTTATAACCTAGCTACTTGTTGCCCTAGTACATGGCCACGAGAATCCCGTAGCGGAACACATTCAGGAGATTTGTTTGCTATCTTTAGCCGGAAGCAATCGTCCCTCACTTTTGAAATTGTTATAAATCCACTGAACTCTTTATGGGGTCGATCGATTGCAATTCTACAACCACTGGTCGATGTTGACGTAcataaaatgaaattttctgATTATTTTCATCTACTGGGAGGCTTGCAGGCCAAACAACCCAGGTACAATTCTTCATAAAATATAAGGTAGGAGACAGATTCTTTGATCAATTCCATGTGACTCTCAAGAATTTGCAATTCTTGGCGTCAATTCGAGTACTTAAACTTTAACAGGAAAAAGGGCATTTTAAGTAGTCGGTTAAGGGACACAATTGTTTTATATATTCATAAAAACCCAGTTATAGATTCTTCTACACCTTTAACTAAGTTATTATTTTGGGGGGCATAGAGGGACATGACGAATCAAATTCATTCTTGATCTGAAAGCTAAAAATATGAAAGCTCGGATATTGGTCAATTCAGCT encodes the following:
- the LOC126616426 gene encoding putative axial regulator YABBY 2 isoform X2; amino-acid sequence: MSMDLMASERVCYVHCNFCNTILAVSVPCNSSMNMVTVRCGHCANLLSVNIGGSLQSTTIPPHQDPQKQHLSSEDSNKNCGSSSSSSSSSKSNKFGHAFESLELHDQPRISPIRPPEKRQRVPSAYNRFIKEEIQRIKASNPDISHREAFSTAAKNWAHFPHIHFGLKLDANREPKLDQAFAGEGTQKSNGFY
- the LOC126616426 gene encoding putative axial regulator YABBY 2 isoform X1, with the translated sequence MSMDLMASERVCYVHCNFCNTILAVSVPCNSSMNMVTVRCGHCANLLSVNIGGSLQSTTIPPHQDPQLQKQHLSSEDSNKNCGSSSSSSSSSKSNKFGHAFESLELHDQPRISPIRPPEKRQRVPSAYNRFIKEEIQRIKASNPDISHREAFSTAAKNWAHFPHIHFGLKLDANREPKLDQAFAGEGTQKSNGFY